One region of Oncorhynchus mykiss isolate Arlee chromosome 8, USDA_OmykA_1.1, whole genome shotgun sequence genomic DNA includes:
- the LOC110530593 gene encoding TOX high mobility group box family member 4-A isoform X8: MEFPGGSDTYLTISGTGHPFLSSETFHTPSLGDEVFEIPPISLDQDSALSVGDEVSHFGELSGGTGGPSGVGSLARNAVVGGNDPSFASTYVNPNSQGLEHLSLRVMSQSGGGALLSSTLGVELGHSIGSHFSSSSPMTIDVPLGDMNHGLLGHNQLTTIDQSELSAQLGLGLHGGNILSRSKSPDQLSATPSPAGSLQDDDMDDFRKSVLVDSPMSLSVSPAILSHLSTMPGSAPMLSSSISPALVRRGGGKPAMVAATAGPGGGKKGKKKKDPNEPQKPVSAYALFFRDTQAAIKGQNPNATFGEVSKIVASMWDSLGEEQKQVYKRKTEAAKNDYLKALAAYRANQLSQPSIEMMDTASSPPPPVPEPVNVALLAPTRPSRLPQHNPDQNTITNICTSNIILDVPQVTTRSRTGAHKPLTLGPTAIPTLIPNITATLTPTITKIIISKQMLQAGAQLHQIPTSMVTVLPGGVRTLLPSAPRQPPPLQQMQHAPPPPRLQQMVHSPAPPPLQAKPRGSAGPGIPVSITATPPPPLQITIVPASLQADASLPIIVTTTATANSICVTNSTVPTSAYSTPTVALQLAKSTDLTQSADEDAVTEEFTSGEMEMEFNVSPGATDGVSGPLTMCVRAGCTNPAIESTDWDKEYCSNECVATHCRDIFMAWCSIRNHNTMVVK, translated from the exons ATGGAG TTTCCGGGAGGCAGTGATACTTACCTCACCATCTCTGGGACAGGtcatccttttctctcctctgag ACATTCCATACCCCCAGTCTTGGAGATGAAGTGTTTGAGATCCCTCCCATCTCCCTGGACCAGGACTCGGCCCTCAGTGTGGGGGACGAGGTGTCCCATTTTGGGGAACTATCGGGGGGAACAGGGGGTCCTTCTGGGGTTGGAAGCCTGGCGAGGAATGCTGTGGTGGGGGGCAATGACCCCTCCTTTGCCTCCACCTATGTGAACCCAAACTCTCAGGGCCTGGAGCACCTGAGTCTTAGGGTGATGAGCCAGTCTGGAGGGGGGGCCCTACTCAGCTCAACACTGGGGGTG GAACTTGGCCACTCCATTGGCTCCCATTTCAGCAGCTCCTCTCCAATGACCATTGATGTTCCTCTTGGTGACATGAATCATGGCCTATTGGGACACAATCAGCTAACCACTATTGATCAATCAGAGTTGAGTGCCCAGCTTGGGCTTGGTCTTCATGGCGGGAACATTCTGTCCCGTTCCAAGTCCCCTGACCAGCTGTCTGCCACGCCTTCTCCAGCAGGCTCCCTCCAGGATGATGACATGGATGACTTCAGG AAGAGTGTGCTGGTTGACTCTCCAATGTCCCTGTCGGTCTCCCCTGCAattctctcccacctctccaccATGCCAGGCTCTGCCCCCatgctctcctcctccatctcccctgcATTAGTGAGGCGCGGCGGGGGAAAGCCGGCCATGGTGGCCGCTACGGCAGGGCCtggaggagggaagaagggaaagAAGAAGAAAGACCCCAACGAGCCCCAGAAACCCGTCTCTGCGTACGCCCTGTTCTTCAGGGACACCCAGGCTGCCATCAAGGGCCAGAACCCCAATGCCACATTTGGAGAGGTGTCCAAGATCGTAGCCTCCATGTGGGACAGCCTTGGGGAAGAGCAGAAACAG GTGTATAAGAGGAAGACGGAAGCCGCGAAAAATGACTATTTGAAGGCATTAGCAGCTTACAGAGCCAATCAGCTCTCACAG CCCTCTATTGAGATGATGGACACGGCCTCTTCACCACCACCTCCAGTGCCTGAGCCAGTGAATGTGGCCCTCCTGGCTCCCACCCGCCCCTCCCGCCTCCCCCAGCACAACCCTGACCAGAATACCATCACCAACATCTGCACCTCCAACATCATTCTGGATGTCCCCCAGGTCACCACACGCTCCCGCACAGGGGCTCACAAGCCCCTCACCCTGGGCCCCACAGCCATCCCGACCCTGATCCCAAACATCACAGCCACCCTGACCCCCACCATCACCAAGATCATCATCTCCAAACAGATGCTCCAGGCCGGGGCTCAGCTCCACCAGATCCCCACCTCCATGGTGACTGTGCTCCCTGGCGGTGTGCGCACCCTGCTGCCCTCAGCCCCACGCCAGCCCCCACCTCTGCAGCAGATGCAGCATGCCCCTCCTCCCCCGCGGCTCCAGCAGATGGTACACTCCCCAGCCCCGCCTCCCCTCCAGGCCAAGCCCAGAGGAAGTgctggacctgggattcctgtgTCCATCACCGCGACACCTCCCCCTCCACTACAGATCACGATAGTCCCTGCTTCTTTGCAAGCAGACGCATCCTTGCCCATTATTGTTACGACAACCGCAACCGCCAACTCAATTTGTGTCACCAATTCCACTGTACCTACATCTGCTTACTCCACCCCTACAGTGGCTCTGCAATTGGCAAAGTCCACTGACTTGACGCAAAGTGCAGATGAGGATGCGGTTACGGAAGAGTTCACGTCAGGAGAG ATGGAAATGGAGTTCAATGTGTCTCCAGGTGCCACTGATGGTGTTTCTGGCCCTCTgactatgtgtgtgcgtgcaggatGCACCAATCCTGCAATAGAGAGCACGGACTGGGACAAAGAGTACTGCAGCAATGAATGTGTCGCCACTCACTGCAG gGATATCTTCATGGCCTGGTGCTCCATCAGGAATCACAACACCATGGTTGTCAAGTAA
- the LOC110530593 gene encoding TOX high mobility group box family member 4-A isoform X6, which produces MEFPGGSDTYLTISGTGHPFLSSEQTFHTPSLGDEVFEIPPISLDQDSALSVGDEVSHFGELSGGTGGPSGVGSLARNAVVGGNDPSFASTYVNPNSQGLEHLSLRVMSQSGGGALLSSTLGVELGHSIGSHFSSSSPMTIDVPLGDMNHGLLGHNQLTTIDQSELSAQLGLGLHGGNILSRSKSPDQLSATPSPAGSLQDDDMDDFRKSVLVDSPMSLSVSPAILSHLSTMPGSAPMLSSSISPALVRRGGGKPAMVAATAGPGGGKKGKKKKDPNEPQKPVSAYALFFRDTQAAIKGQNPNATFGEVSKIVASMWDSLGEEQKQVYKRKTEAAKNDYLKALAAYRANQLSQPSIEMMDTASSPPPPVPEPVNVALLAPTRPSRLPQHNPDQNTITNICTSNIILDVPQVTTRSRTGAHKPLTLGPTAIPTLIPNITATLTPTITKIIISKQMLQAGAQLHQIPTSMVTVLPGGVRTLLPSAPRQPPPLQQMQHAPPPPRLQQMVHSPAPPPLQAKPRGSAGPGIPVSITATPPPPLQITIVPASLQADASLPIIVTTTATANSICVTNSTVPTSAYSTPTVALQLAKSTDLTQSADEDAVTEEFTSGEMEMEFNVSPGATDGVSGPLTMCVRAGCTNPAIESTDWDKEYCSNECVATHCRDIFMAWCSIRNHNTMVVK; this is translated from the exons ATGGAG TTTCCGGGAGGCAGTGATACTTACCTCACCATCTCTGGGACAGGtcatccttttctctcctctgag CAGACATTCCATACCCCCAGTCTTGGAGATGAAGTGTTTGAGATCCCTCCCATCTCCCTGGACCAGGACTCGGCCCTCAGTGTGGGGGACGAGGTGTCCCATTTTGGGGAACTATCGGGGGGAACAGGGGGTCCTTCTGGGGTTGGAAGCCTGGCGAGGAATGCTGTGGTGGGGGGCAATGACCCCTCCTTTGCCTCCACCTATGTGAACCCAAACTCTCAGGGCCTGGAGCACCTGAGTCTTAGGGTGATGAGCCAGTCTGGAGGGGGGGCCCTACTCAGCTCAACACTGGGGGTG GAACTTGGCCACTCCATTGGCTCCCATTTCAGCAGCTCCTCTCCAATGACCATTGATGTTCCTCTTGGTGACATGAATCATGGCCTATTGGGACACAATCAGCTAACCACTATTGATCAATCAGAGTTGAGTGCCCAGCTTGGGCTTGGTCTTCATGGCGGGAACATTCTGTCCCGTTCCAAGTCCCCTGACCAGCTGTCTGCCACGCCTTCTCCAGCAGGCTCCCTCCAGGATGATGACATGGATGACTTCAGG AAGAGTGTGCTGGTTGACTCTCCAATGTCCCTGTCGGTCTCCCCTGCAattctctcccacctctccaccATGCCAGGCTCTGCCCCCatgctctcctcctccatctcccctgcATTAGTGAGGCGCGGCGGGGGAAAGCCGGCCATGGTGGCCGCTACGGCAGGGCCtggaggagggaagaagggaaagAAGAAGAAAGACCCCAACGAGCCCCAGAAACCCGTCTCTGCGTACGCCCTGTTCTTCAGGGACACCCAGGCTGCCATCAAGGGCCAGAACCCCAATGCCACATTTGGAGAGGTGTCCAAGATCGTAGCCTCCATGTGGGACAGCCTTGGGGAAGAGCAGAAACAG GTGTATAAGAGGAAGACGGAAGCCGCGAAAAATGACTATTTGAAGGCATTAGCAGCTTACAGAGCCAATCAGCTCTCACAG CCCTCTATTGAGATGATGGACACGGCCTCTTCACCACCACCTCCAGTGCCTGAGCCAGTGAATGTGGCCCTCCTGGCTCCCACCCGCCCCTCCCGCCTCCCCCAGCACAACCCTGACCAGAATACCATCACCAACATCTGCACCTCCAACATCATTCTGGATGTCCCCCAGGTCACCACACGCTCCCGCACAGGGGCTCACAAGCCCCTCACCCTGGGCCCCACAGCCATCCCGACCCTGATCCCAAACATCACAGCCACCCTGACCCCCACCATCACCAAGATCATCATCTCCAAACAGATGCTCCAGGCCGGGGCTCAGCTCCACCAGATCCCCACCTCCATGGTGACTGTGCTCCCTGGCGGTGTGCGCACCCTGCTGCCCTCAGCCCCACGCCAGCCCCCACCTCTGCAGCAGATGCAGCATGCCCCTCCTCCCCCGCGGCTCCAGCAGATGGTACACTCCCCAGCCCCGCCTCCCCTCCAGGCCAAGCCCAGAGGAAGTgctggacctgggattcctgtgTCCATCACCGCGACACCTCCCCCTCCACTACAGATCACGATAGTCCCTGCTTCTTTGCAAGCAGACGCATCCTTGCCCATTATTGTTACGACAACCGCAACCGCCAACTCAATTTGTGTCACCAATTCCACTGTACCTACATCTGCTTACTCCACCCCTACAGTGGCTCTGCAATTGGCAAAGTCCACTGACTTGACGCAAAGTGCAGATGAGGATGCGGTTACGGAAGAGTTCACGTCAGGAGAG ATGGAAATGGAGTTCAATGTGTCTCCAGGTGCCACTGATGGTGTTTCTGGCCCTCTgactatgtgtgtgcgtgcaggatGCACCAATCCTGCAATAGAGAGCACGGACTGGGACAAAGAGTACTGCAGCAATGAATGTGTCGCCACTCACTGCAG gGATATCTTCATGGCCTGGTGCTCCATCAGGAATCACAACACCATGGTTGTCAAGTAA
- the LOC110530593 gene encoding TOX high mobility group box family member 4-A isoform X9, whose translation MEFPGGSDTYLTISGTGHPFLSSETFHTPSLGDEVFEIPPISLDQDSALSVGDEVSHFGELSGGTGGPSGVGSLARNAVVGGNDPSFASTYVNPNSQGLEHLSLRVMSQSGGGALLSSTLGVELGHSIGSHFSSSSPMTIDVPLGDMNHGLLGHNQLTTIDQSELSAQLGLGLHGGNILSRSKSPDQLSATPSPAGSLQDDDMDDFRSVLVDSPMSLSVSPAILSHLSTMPGSAPMLSSSISPALVRRGGGKPAMVAATAGPGGGKKGKKKKDPNEPQKPVSAYALFFRDTQAAIKGQNPNATFGEVSKIVASMWDSLGEEQKQVYKRKTEAAKNDYLKALAAYRANQLSQPSIEMMDTASSPPPPVPEPVNVALLAPTRPSRLPQHNPDQNTITNICTSNIILDVPQVTTRSRTGAHKPLTLGPTAIPTLIPNITATLTPTITKIIISKQMLQAGAQLHQIPTSMVTVLPGGVRTLLPSAPRQPPPLQQMQHAPPPPRLQQMVHSPAPPPLQAKPRGSAGPGIPVSITATPPPPLQITIVPASLQADASLPIIVTTTATANSICVTNSTVPTSAYSTPTVALQLAKSTDLTQSADEDAVTEEFTSGEMEMEFNVSPGATDGVSGPLTMCVRAGCTNPAIESTDWDKEYCSNECVATHCRDIFMAWCSIRNHNTMVVK comes from the exons ATGGAG TTTCCGGGAGGCAGTGATACTTACCTCACCATCTCTGGGACAGGtcatccttttctctcctctgag ACATTCCATACCCCCAGTCTTGGAGATGAAGTGTTTGAGATCCCTCCCATCTCCCTGGACCAGGACTCGGCCCTCAGTGTGGGGGACGAGGTGTCCCATTTTGGGGAACTATCGGGGGGAACAGGGGGTCCTTCTGGGGTTGGAAGCCTGGCGAGGAATGCTGTGGTGGGGGGCAATGACCCCTCCTTTGCCTCCACCTATGTGAACCCAAACTCTCAGGGCCTGGAGCACCTGAGTCTTAGGGTGATGAGCCAGTCTGGAGGGGGGGCCCTACTCAGCTCAACACTGGGGGTG GAACTTGGCCACTCCATTGGCTCCCATTTCAGCAGCTCCTCTCCAATGACCATTGATGTTCCTCTTGGTGACATGAATCATGGCCTATTGGGACACAATCAGCTAACCACTATTGATCAATCAGAGTTGAGTGCCCAGCTTGGGCTTGGTCTTCATGGCGGGAACATTCTGTCCCGTTCCAAGTCCCCTGACCAGCTGTCTGCCACGCCTTCTCCAGCAGGCTCCCTCCAGGATGATGACATGGATGACTTCAGG AGTGTGCTGGTTGACTCTCCAATGTCCCTGTCGGTCTCCCCTGCAattctctcccacctctccaccATGCCAGGCTCTGCCCCCatgctctcctcctccatctcccctgcATTAGTGAGGCGCGGCGGGGGAAAGCCGGCCATGGTGGCCGCTACGGCAGGGCCtggaggagggaagaagggaaagAAGAAGAAAGACCCCAACGAGCCCCAGAAACCCGTCTCTGCGTACGCCCTGTTCTTCAGGGACACCCAGGCTGCCATCAAGGGCCAGAACCCCAATGCCACATTTGGAGAGGTGTCCAAGATCGTAGCCTCCATGTGGGACAGCCTTGGGGAAGAGCAGAAACAG GTGTATAAGAGGAAGACGGAAGCCGCGAAAAATGACTATTTGAAGGCATTAGCAGCTTACAGAGCCAATCAGCTCTCACAG CCCTCTATTGAGATGATGGACACGGCCTCTTCACCACCACCTCCAGTGCCTGAGCCAGTGAATGTGGCCCTCCTGGCTCCCACCCGCCCCTCCCGCCTCCCCCAGCACAACCCTGACCAGAATACCATCACCAACATCTGCACCTCCAACATCATTCTGGATGTCCCCCAGGTCACCACACGCTCCCGCACAGGGGCTCACAAGCCCCTCACCCTGGGCCCCACAGCCATCCCGACCCTGATCCCAAACATCACAGCCACCCTGACCCCCACCATCACCAAGATCATCATCTCCAAACAGATGCTCCAGGCCGGGGCTCAGCTCCACCAGATCCCCACCTCCATGGTGACTGTGCTCCCTGGCGGTGTGCGCACCCTGCTGCCCTCAGCCCCACGCCAGCCCCCACCTCTGCAGCAGATGCAGCATGCCCCTCCTCCCCCGCGGCTCCAGCAGATGGTACACTCCCCAGCCCCGCCTCCCCTCCAGGCCAAGCCCAGAGGAAGTgctggacctgggattcctgtgTCCATCACCGCGACACCTCCCCCTCCACTACAGATCACGATAGTCCCTGCTTCTTTGCAAGCAGACGCATCCTTGCCCATTATTGTTACGACAACCGCAACCGCCAACTCAATTTGTGTCACCAATTCCACTGTACCTACATCTGCTTACTCCACCCCTACAGTGGCTCTGCAATTGGCAAAGTCCACTGACTTGACGCAAAGTGCAGATGAGGATGCGGTTACGGAAGAGTTCACGTCAGGAGAG ATGGAAATGGAGTTCAATGTGTCTCCAGGTGCCACTGATGGTGTTTCTGGCCCTCTgactatgtgtgtgcgtgcaggatGCACCAATCCTGCAATAGAGAGCACGGACTGGGACAAAGAGTACTGCAGCAATGAATGTGTCGCCACTCACTGCAG gGATATCTTCATGGCCTGGTGCTCCATCAGGAATCACAACACCATGGTTGTCAAGTAA
- the LOC110530593 gene encoding TOX high mobility group box family member 4-A isoform X7 — MEFPGGSDTYLTISGTGHPFLSSEQTFHTPSLGDEVFEIPPISLDQDSALSVGDEVSHFGELSGGTGGPSGVGSLARNAVVGGNDPSFASTYVNPNSQGLEHLSLRVMSQSGGGALLSSTLGVELGHSIGSHFSSSSPMTIDVPLGDMNHGLLGHNQLTTIDQSELSAQLGLGLHGGNILSRSKSPDQLSATPSPAGSLQDDDMDDFRSVLVDSPMSLSVSPAILSHLSTMPGSAPMLSSSISPALVRRGGGKPAMVAATAGPGGGKKGKKKKDPNEPQKPVSAYALFFRDTQAAIKGQNPNATFGEVSKIVASMWDSLGEEQKQVYKRKTEAAKNDYLKALAAYRANQLSQPSIEMMDTASSPPPPVPEPVNVALLAPTRPSRLPQHNPDQNTITNICTSNIILDVPQVTTRSRTGAHKPLTLGPTAIPTLIPNITATLTPTITKIIISKQMLQAGAQLHQIPTSMVTVLPGGVRTLLPSAPRQPPPLQQMQHAPPPPRLQQMVHSPAPPPLQAKPRGSAGPGIPVSITATPPPPLQITIVPASLQADASLPIIVTTTATANSICVTNSTVPTSAYSTPTVALQLAKSTDLTQSADEDAVTEEFTSGEMEMEFNVSPGATDGVSGPLTMCVRAGCTNPAIESTDWDKEYCSNECVATHCRDIFMAWCSIRNHNTMVVK, encoded by the exons ATGGAG TTTCCGGGAGGCAGTGATACTTACCTCACCATCTCTGGGACAGGtcatccttttctctcctctgag CAGACATTCCATACCCCCAGTCTTGGAGATGAAGTGTTTGAGATCCCTCCCATCTCCCTGGACCAGGACTCGGCCCTCAGTGTGGGGGACGAGGTGTCCCATTTTGGGGAACTATCGGGGGGAACAGGGGGTCCTTCTGGGGTTGGAAGCCTGGCGAGGAATGCTGTGGTGGGGGGCAATGACCCCTCCTTTGCCTCCACCTATGTGAACCCAAACTCTCAGGGCCTGGAGCACCTGAGTCTTAGGGTGATGAGCCAGTCTGGAGGGGGGGCCCTACTCAGCTCAACACTGGGGGTG GAACTTGGCCACTCCATTGGCTCCCATTTCAGCAGCTCCTCTCCAATGACCATTGATGTTCCTCTTGGTGACATGAATCATGGCCTATTGGGACACAATCAGCTAACCACTATTGATCAATCAGAGTTGAGTGCCCAGCTTGGGCTTGGTCTTCATGGCGGGAACATTCTGTCCCGTTCCAAGTCCCCTGACCAGCTGTCTGCCACGCCTTCTCCAGCAGGCTCCCTCCAGGATGATGACATGGATGACTTCAGG AGTGTGCTGGTTGACTCTCCAATGTCCCTGTCGGTCTCCCCTGCAattctctcccacctctccaccATGCCAGGCTCTGCCCCCatgctctcctcctccatctcccctgcATTAGTGAGGCGCGGCGGGGGAAAGCCGGCCATGGTGGCCGCTACGGCAGGGCCtggaggagggaagaagggaaagAAGAAGAAAGACCCCAACGAGCCCCAGAAACCCGTCTCTGCGTACGCCCTGTTCTTCAGGGACACCCAGGCTGCCATCAAGGGCCAGAACCCCAATGCCACATTTGGAGAGGTGTCCAAGATCGTAGCCTCCATGTGGGACAGCCTTGGGGAAGAGCAGAAACAG GTGTATAAGAGGAAGACGGAAGCCGCGAAAAATGACTATTTGAAGGCATTAGCAGCTTACAGAGCCAATCAGCTCTCACAG CCCTCTATTGAGATGATGGACACGGCCTCTTCACCACCACCTCCAGTGCCTGAGCCAGTGAATGTGGCCCTCCTGGCTCCCACCCGCCCCTCCCGCCTCCCCCAGCACAACCCTGACCAGAATACCATCACCAACATCTGCACCTCCAACATCATTCTGGATGTCCCCCAGGTCACCACACGCTCCCGCACAGGGGCTCACAAGCCCCTCACCCTGGGCCCCACAGCCATCCCGACCCTGATCCCAAACATCACAGCCACCCTGACCCCCACCATCACCAAGATCATCATCTCCAAACAGATGCTCCAGGCCGGGGCTCAGCTCCACCAGATCCCCACCTCCATGGTGACTGTGCTCCCTGGCGGTGTGCGCACCCTGCTGCCCTCAGCCCCACGCCAGCCCCCACCTCTGCAGCAGATGCAGCATGCCCCTCCTCCCCCGCGGCTCCAGCAGATGGTACACTCCCCAGCCCCGCCTCCCCTCCAGGCCAAGCCCAGAGGAAGTgctggacctgggattcctgtgTCCATCACCGCGACACCTCCCCCTCCACTACAGATCACGATAGTCCCTGCTTCTTTGCAAGCAGACGCATCCTTGCCCATTATTGTTACGACAACCGCAACCGCCAACTCAATTTGTGTCACCAATTCCACTGTACCTACATCTGCTTACTCCACCCCTACAGTGGCTCTGCAATTGGCAAAGTCCACTGACTTGACGCAAAGTGCAGATGAGGATGCGGTTACGGAAGAGTTCACGTCAGGAGAG ATGGAAATGGAGTTCAATGTGTCTCCAGGTGCCACTGATGGTGTTTCTGGCCCTCTgactatgtgtgtgcgtgcaggatGCACCAATCCTGCAATAGAGAGCACGGACTGGGACAAAGAGTACTGCAGCAATGAATGTGTCGCCACTCACTGCAG gGATATCTTCATGGCCTGGTGCTCCATCAGGAATCACAACACCATGGTTGTCAAGTAA
- the LOC110530593 gene encoding TOX high mobility group box family member 4-A isoform X5, with amino-acid sequence MENADQEFLEAQGYNGYDPVNKFPGGSDTYLTISGTGHPFLSSETFHTPSLGDEVFEIPPISLDQDSALSVGDEVSHFGELSGGTGGPSGVGSLARNAVVGGNDPSFASTYVNPNSQGLEHLSLRVMSQSGGGALLSSTLGVELGHSIGSHFSSSSPMTIDVPLGDMNHGLLGHNQLTTIDQSELSAQLGLGLHGGNILSRSKSPDQLSATPSPAGSLQDDDMDDFRKSVLVDSPMSLSVSPAILSHLSTMPGSAPMLSSSISPALVRRGGGKPAMVAATAGPGGGKKGKKKKDPNEPQKPVSAYALFFRDTQAAIKGQNPNATFGEVSKIVASMWDSLGEEQKQVYKRKTEAAKNDYLKALAAYRANQLSQPSIEMMDTASSPPPPVPEPVNVALLAPTRPSRLPQHNPDQNTITNICTSNIILDVPQVTTRSRTGAHKPLTLGPTAIPTLIPNITATLTPTITKIIISKQMLQAGAQLHQIPTSMVTVLPGGVRTLLPSAPRQPPPLQQMQHAPPPPRLQQMVHSPAPPPLQAKPRGSAGPGIPVSITATPPPPLQITIVPASLQADASLPIIVTTTATANSICVTNSTVPTSAYSTPTVALQLAKSTDLTQSADEDAVTEEFTSGEMEMEFNVSPGATDGVSGPLTMCVRAGCTNPAIESTDWDKEYCSNECVATHCRDIFMAWCSIRNHNTMVVK; translated from the exons ATGGAG AATGCTGACCAGGAGTTCTTGGAAGCACAGGGTTATAATGGATACGACCCAGTTAACAAG TTTCCGGGAGGCAGTGATACTTACCTCACCATCTCTGGGACAGGtcatccttttctctcctctgag ACATTCCATACCCCCAGTCTTGGAGATGAAGTGTTTGAGATCCCTCCCATCTCCCTGGACCAGGACTCGGCCCTCAGTGTGGGGGACGAGGTGTCCCATTTTGGGGAACTATCGGGGGGAACAGGGGGTCCTTCTGGGGTTGGAAGCCTGGCGAGGAATGCTGTGGTGGGGGGCAATGACCCCTCCTTTGCCTCCACCTATGTGAACCCAAACTCTCAGGGCCTGGAGCACCTGAGTCTTAGGGTGATGAGCCAGTCTGGAGGGGGGGCCCTACTCAGCTCAACACTGGGGGTG GAACTTGGCCACTCCATTGGCTCCCATTTCAGCAGCTCCTCTCCAATGACCATTGATGTTCCTCTTGGTGACATGAATCATGGCCTATTGGGACACAATCAGCTAACCACTATTGATCAATCAGAGTTGAGTGCCCAGCTTGGGCTTGGTCTTCATGGCGGGAACATTCTGTCCCGTTCCAAGTCCCCTGACCAGCTGTCTGCCACGCCTTCTCCAGCAGGCTCCCTCCAGGATGATGACATGGATGACTTCAGG AAGAGTGTGCTGGTTGACTCTCCAATGTCCCTGTCGGTCTCCCCTGCAattctctcccacctctccaccATGCCAGGCTCTGCCCCCatgctctcctcctccatctcccctgcATTAGTGAGGCGCGGCGGGGGAAAGCCGGCCATGGTGGCCGCTACGGCAGGGCCtggaggagggaagaagggaaagAAGAAGAAAGACCCCAACGAGCCCCAGAAACCCGTCTCTGCGTACGCCCTGTTCTTCAGGGACACCCAGGCTGCCATCAAGGGCCAGAACCCCAATGCCACATTTGGAGAGGTGTCCAAGATCGTAGCCTCCATGTGGGACAGCCTTGGGGAAGAGCAGAAACAG GTGTATAAGAGGAAGACGGAAGCCGCGAAAAATGACTATTTGAAGGCATTAGCAGCTTACAGAGCCAATCAGCTCTCACAG CCCTCTATTGAGATGATGGACACGGCCTCTTCACCACCACCTCCAGTGCCTGAGCCAGTGAATGTGGCCCTCCTGGCTCCCACCCGCCCCTCCCGCCTCCCCCAGCACAACCCTGACCAGAATACCATCACCAACATCTGCACCTCCAACATCATTCTGGATGTCCCCCAGGTCACCACACGCTCCCGCACAGGGGCTCACAAGCCCCTCACCCTGGGCCCCACAGCCATCCCGACCCTGATCCCAAACATCACAGCCACCCTGACCCCCACCATCACCAAGATCATCATCTCCAAACAGATGCTCCAGGCCGGGGCTCAGCTCCACCAGATCCCCACCTCCATGGTGACTGTGCTCCCTGGCGGTGTGCGCACCCTGCTGCCCTCAGCCCCACGCCAGCCCCCACCTCTGCAGCAGATGCAGCATGCCCCTCCTCCCCCGCGGCTCCAGCAGATGGTACACTCCCCAGCCCCGCCTCCCCTCCAGGCCAAGCCCAGAGGAAGTgctggacctgggattcctgtgTCCATCACCGCGACACCTCCCCCTCCACTACAGATCACGATAGTCCCTGCTTCTTTGCAAGCAGACGCATCCTTGCCCATTATTGTTACGACAACCGCAACCGCCAACTCAATTTGTGTCACCAATTCCACTGTACCTACATCTGCTTACTCCACCCCTACAGTGGCTCTGCAATTGGCAAAGTCCACTGACTTGACGCAAAGTGCAGATGAGGATGCGGTTACGGAAGAGTTCACGTCAGGAGAG ATGGAAATGGAGTTCAATGTGTCTCCAGGTGCCACTGATGGTGTTTCTGGCCCTCTgactatgtgtgtgcgtgcaggatGCACCAATCCTGCAATAGAGAGCACGGACTGGGACAAAGAGTACTGCAGCAATGAATGTGTCGCCACTCACTGCAG gGATATCTTCATGGCCTGGTGCTCCATCAGGAATCACAACACCATGGTTGTCAAGTAA